CCACACCTAATGCCAAACCTACAAACGTGGCCAAGACAATGTTTAGAAAAGGTTTCGGTGATACTGGTGTAGCGGCAGACGTTTCTTTTGCCCTTGTGAGCACACTGACATTGTCGACATTCATAATGGACGGGATTTCACGTTTAAAAACATCCATCGTTTTGTTTGCAATGGTCACCGCCATCGATGGGCTAGAGTCGGTCACTATAACGGAAAATACTTGTGAGTCCTCTTCACTAGCGACAGTCACCTTTTGCCTTAACGCTTCTACACTTTGCGGCAGTTGCAGCTCTGCTTTCACATGATCCATAATGGCCGCACTTTTCATAATCACGCGATATGTACTGATGAGTTCAAGGTTCGTGCGCACATCATTGTACGAAAACGATGTTGGTTCGGGGGACGATTGGTTAACGAGCACTTGAGCACTCGCCTTATATTGTGGTGTTAGCACCATGTAGCTTATCGCTGCACTAGCCCCTCCGAGAAACACTGCCATCAATAAGATTAGCCAGAGCCTCTTTTTCATCGTTTCAAACAACTGCTTCATGCTGATCGTCTCTTCCATGGAACCTCCCTTTCTCCAACTAAATTTGCTTTACTTGATGACAAACCCACAGAAACAAATTGTTTCATTAGGAAGCAAACGATAGCCACCCTCTTATTTGTTTAGGGAAGCTTTTTTCTAGCGAGGCATTTCCGACAATCCTTTTTCACACAGCTTTCTTTTAAACATGCATCTTATAGGTTTCTTTTTCTATTTCATCTTACATGACGTACAACAAACGTCACCATAGGCCAAACGACGACAACTTTTTCATGAGATCGTAACATTCTGACACTATGCAAAAACCTAGGGACATCGCCTTATCGACAGGGTCTCCCTCATATTTTGGCGAGATTATATCATTTCCTAAATACATAAAACCATTGCTATTAAAGGCCGGAACGTCATTTTGCCAAATAGGGACTTCCTACTTATCAATGAAGGGGTTTTGATCGTTCTTAAAACATCAAAAAGGACATTTTCTGTTCATACTTTTTTAACATAAGGCGAAATTGATGACTAAAGGACTAGTCGAATTTAAGGCGAATTACCCTAAGTAATGAATTGTGATTCAATTTTCTAATCGCTACTCATTCGGTTTTTAACATTCCGTAATTCTAAATTTCTATCTATACTATGGAAGAAACGAAAATAAGGAGGCTTTCTATGTACCTTGGTATCGATCATGTACAAATTGCTATTCCTAGTGGCCAAGAGGAATCTGCGCGCCACTTCTATAAGGTCATTCTTGGCTTCAATGAAATCCCCAAGCCTTTGTCGTTGCAAGGCCGAGGCGGTTTTTGGCTGCAAGTCGGCCATCAAGAGCTTCATGTTGGTGCACAGTCCGATTTCTTGCCCGCGAAAAAAGCCCATCCCGCTTTTCTCGTTTCTTCCATCGCCAAAATCATCTCCATTTTAGAAGCCAATGGCATCGCCCCACTTCACGATGCACCAATTCCCGGCAAGAATCGTGTGTCCGCTATCGACCCCTTTGGCAATAAACTCGAATGGATTGAGCATCTCACCGAAGAATAAACGTATGTCTTGTCATTTCCCGGGGAATATTGCCAGCAAAAAGAGAGATCTGCAGAATGAGCAGACCTCTTTTTTGTCGTAAGATTTATCGCAACAAATTGCATGAAATGGATGAAATAAAACAAGCCCTATGGCAATATTGAAAAGTGTAGTGCTGTTGAACAGAAGTGTAGAGCAGAACATCTTCGGGCTGGGAAATGGTTCTCTCATTTCTCAAGCACGAAGATTTCTGCCTCGCAACTTCTACAGCACGGAACTGGATCTTGAAATGCGGAGGCGAGTGCGTACTGAAGCGCAGAATAGAACATCACACAGCTTTGAAATGGTTCTTTCATTTCAAAAGCTGGGGGATTTCTACTTCGGAGCTTCAACGAGCCAGAGCTGGACATTGAAATGCGGAGGCGAGTGCGTTTTGAAACGGAGGGCAGAACATCACCAAACAGGGAAATGGTTCTCCACATTTCTCTCGTTTTGGGGATTTCTGTCCCGCAGTTTCAGCGAGCCGTAGCTGGACATTGAAATGCGCAGTGCTCCTTTCGCTTGTACAAGCAAATGGACTTTCTGGGTAAGCGTGCAGCTTAGGAAGGATCTTTTAAGATGCCGTCAGGTTTAACAGGACAGAAAAACAACCAAATTAGGGTATACAACGTTCTTCCTCCACGTATAGGCTAATG
The nucleotide sequence above comes from Aureibacillus halotolerans. Encoded proteins:
- a CDS encoding YveK family protein, which codes for MEETISMKQLFETMKKRLWLILLMAVFLGGASAAISYMVLTPQYKASAQVLVNQSSPEPTSFSYNDVRTNLELISTYRVIMKSAAIMDHVKAELQLPQSVEALRQKVTVASEEDSQVFSVIVTDSSPSMAVTIANKTMDVFKREIPSIMNVDNVSVLTRAKETSAATPVSPKPFLNIVLATFVGLALGVGLTFLIEALDSTIKSEKQAEETLQLPVLGTVQIFDTKKKTRGKSKPQDAVERRNTVET
- a CDS encoding glyoxalase — translated: MYLGIDHVQIAIPSGQEESARHFYKVILGFNEIPKPLSLQGRGGFWLQVGHQELHVGAQSDFLPAKKAHPAFLVSSIAKIISILEANGIAPLHDAPIPGKNRVSAIDPFGNKLEWIEHLTEE